A genomic region of Scomber japonicus isolate fScoJap1 chromosome 5, fScoJap1.pri, whole genome shotgun sequence contains the following coding sequences:
- the hsf4 gene encoding heat shock factor protein 4, with product MQESPGAMGVDGSYASNVPAFLTKLWTLVEDPDTNHLICWSATGTSFHVFDQGRFAKEVLPKYFKHNNMASFVRQLNMYGFRKVVNIEQSGLVKPERDDTEFQHLYFLQGHEHMLEHIKRKVSIVKSEETKVRQEDLSKLLYEVQLLRTQQDNMECQMQDMKQQNEVLWREVVSLRQNHTQQQKVMNKLIQFLFSQMQSNTPSTVGLKRKLPLMLDDGSPSPPASKFSHNNPMEPMHEPFYIQSPSSDTASCSTSGLTGGPIISDVTDMSQASMALQMQSDDTREKCLMLIKEEPVSPGVRGGGKGGSVGGGEAVALTSSCEVCSSEPPVLPVAMVQSVLEGRGSTASMIERRSKRPALDRVEVSDAVENVDMSLEELQQLLLRSHQQSTVEAGTSAVMDPFSLSLPLTEWNFTEMESNLKSYMFQNQEAEAFPASGCEEQ from the exons ATGCAAGAGTCTCCAGGTGCCATGGGAGTAGATGGCAGCTACGCCAGCAACGTGCCAGCCTTTCTCACCAAGCTGTGGACGCTGGTGGAGGATCCAGATACCAACCACCTCATCTGCTGGAGCGCT ACTGGGACGAGTTTCCATGTGTTCGACCAGGGACGCTTTGCAAAGGAAGTTCTGCCAAAATactttaaacataataatatgGCGAGCTTCGTTCGACAGCTCAACATGT ATGGTTTCCGTAAAGTGGTGAACATCGAGCAGAGCGGCCTGGTGAAGCCTGAGAGAGATGACACAGAGTTCCaacatctgtacttcctccaggGACACGAACACATGCTGGAACACATCAAGAGGAAg gtatcCATAGTGAAGAGTGAAGAGACCAAAGTTCGTCAGGAGGACCTCAGTAAACTGCTGTATGAAGTTCAGCTTCTCAGAACACAACAGGACAACATGGAGTGTCAGATGCAGGACATGAAACA gCAAAATGAGGTGCTGTGGAGAGAGGTGGTGTCACTGAGACAGAACcacacacagcaacagaaaGTCATGAACAAG CTgattcagtttctgttcagcCAGATGCAGTCCAACACACCCAGCACTGTGGGCCTAAAGAGAAAGCT GCCCCTCATGCTCGACGATGGTTCTCCCAGTCCTCCTGCCTCCAAGTTCAGTCATAATAACCCGATGGAGCCCATGCACGAGCCCTTCTACATCCAGTCG CCATCCAGTGACACTGCTTCTTGCTCCACCAGTGGGCTGACGGGAGGACCAATCATATCAGATGTTACCGATATGTCTCAGGCCAGCATGGCTCTCCAGATGCAGTCTGATGACACCAG GGAGAAGTGCCTGATGCTTATCAAAGAGGAGCCTGTGAGTCCgggagtgagaggaggagggaaaggaggcagtgtaggaggaggagaggctgtAGCATTGACCTCCTCCTGTGAGGTGTGCTCCTCAGAACCTCCTGTCCTCCCCGTCGCGATGGTCCAGTCTGTTTTGGAGGGGAGGGGCTCGACGGCCTCTATGATAGAGAGGAGGAGTAAGAGACCTGCCCTGGACAG agtggAGGTTTCAGATGCAGTGGAGAACGTGGATATGAGcctggaggagctgcagcagctgttgcTCAGGAGCCACCAACAGAGTACTGTGGAAGCTGGGACCAGCGCTGTTATGGAT cCCTTCAGTTTAAGCCTGCCTCTGACTGAGTGGAACTTCACAGAAATGGAGTCCAACCTCAAATCA TACATGTTCCAGAACCAGGAAGCGGAGGCTTTCCCAGCTTCTGGATGCGAGGAACAGTGA